The Nitrospira sp. nucleotide sequence AGGTATCGGGTTCGCGCAGTTGCCGCGCTCACCGCATGGCAGCAAGTCTGCCGGCAGCGCTGCTCGTCAGCAGTCTGCTGGCATCCCCGATGGGACTGGCCGCAGACCAGCATGGCCACCACGGCGACGTGGGGGAGGCATCGGCGGAGAAAGTGATTTATCGCGAGGGCGGATCGGTCTTGCATGACCGCATGATGGAGGAGGTCAAGCGTCAGCAGGAATCGATCGGTCAAAAAGGCGGCTACAGCACAGGCGCCAACAGTCACATGTTGCAGCAGGGTGTCCTCCTGGTGACGGAGGATCCGGCGAAAGTCGCAGTGTCGGGCGGGCAGCGCTGTCCGGCTACCGCTCCAGTGAAAGACTATCACGTCTCGGCGATCAACATCGAAATCACGCTGAGCCGGTTCCTCGACTATTTCCCCGGCTACATGTATGTGCTGACGGAGAACGTCGAGAAGGCCCGCGGTGAAGAATCCGTGAACAAGGCGGCGCGGGACAAGGACAACGATCCCGGCGCCTCGACGAACGGGTTGCAGGGCGACATCATCCAGCCCCTCGTGATCCGGGCCAACCAGGGCGATTGTCTCAAGCTCACGTTGCACAACGACATCAAGGAAGAGCCGACGAATCTCGTGATCAACGGCTCGTCGATGGTGGTGGCGGCGACCGGCAAGCCGGCGACGCCGTCAAATGCAGACGCCACTGTACAGCCGGGCGCCAGCCAGGCGTTCGAGTGGTACATCAAGCCGGACACCCAGGAGGGTGCTCGGTTCCTCCGGTCGCATGCGTCACGCGACCAGTTCAACCAGGGCTTGATCGGTATGCTCGTCGTGGAGCCGCGCGGCTCACGCTATCTCAGCCCGTTCGACGGCCAGCCGATGGCCAGCGGGTGGGAAGTCATGATCGAAGATCCGAACGGCGCGGACTTCCGCGAGTTCGCGATTTTCTATCATGAAGCCGGCGACGAAGCGTTCCGCCTCTTGAACAAGAAGGGCGAAATGCTGCCCCAACGTGATCCCCACACCGACTCGTACCGCCCCGGTGCGAGGCTGCTGAACTATCGCAGTGAACCGCACGGGACGCGCATCGAGTTGCAGGCCCACATGGGCTTCTACGGCGATGAGTCCATGGCCTACGGGTCCTACACGTTCGGCGACCCGGCCACGACCGTTCCTCGATCCTATCTCGGCGATCCGGCCAAGTTCCGGATGGCGGGCGGGTCGGAAATCGTGCACTCACACCATCTGCACGGCGGCTCCATCCGCTGGGCGCGCCAGCCGGGCAACAGCAATCTCGACTTCGCGGCCTCCAGCAACGGGCCGGTGAAGTTCCCGCTCATCAGCGACACCTCCGATCGGTTGGACGTCCAATCCATCGGTCCGACGGAGATCTACGATCAGGTGATCGAAGGCGGATCGGGTGGCTTGCAGGCATTGGCCGGCGAGTTCGTGTTCCATTGCCACATCCCGCAGCACTATGTGACGGGCATGTGGGGCTTCTGGCGCGTGTACAACACGCTGCAGCAGCCGGGCTTCCAGACCGACGTGATGAAGCCGTTGGTCGAATTACCGGACCGGATCGGCCGCATGAAGGCGGGTCTGTCGAGCGACAAGCTCGTCGGGACCACGGTCGATTGGTACGGCGGCAAGAAGTTCGAAATCACCAAGGACAAGACCGATTGGAAGGCGACTCCGGCCAAGGTCTCGGTGAAGGATTGGGTTGAAATGCAGTTGCCGCCGCAAGGCAAGCCGGGTCACAAGAACACCGAGAAGGAACAGACCTTGGCCTACGATTCGACGGTCAACGACTGGGGGTGGGACGGCGCCAAGGCGCTCACCGAGCCGGAGACCGGGTATGACTGGGTGAACTATAAGTCGCCGACACCGGGGAAGCGGACGGATATCCTGTTCGATCCGCGCAGCGGGAAGCTGTCCTGGCCGTGGCTGAGGCCGCATCTCGGACGGCGCGTGCCCTTCTCACCGAGCCACAGCGGCGCGCCGTGGCTGGAGCCGATCCATCGGCGCGAGGACGGCAGTAACTCGACGGAGCCGTCCAAGCCGGGGGAAAACGGGCCCTGGAGCTTGTGTCCGGAAGGGGCTCCTCTCAAGAAGTTCAACATCCACGCGATCACCTTGCCGATCACGTTGAAGCAGGCGACGGCCAAGACACCGGCGATCGTGGATCCGGATGGATTGCTCTATGTGCTGCATGAAGAAGAGCAGGAAGTCCGGAAGAATCCGGCCAAACAGATGCCGCTGGTGATCCGCGGCAACGTGCAAGATTGCATCGACGTCGTGTACAAGAGCGAGTTGAAAGATGATGCGCGGCAAGGGTTCTCCAGCAAGACGAACCTGCACCCGCACATGTTCCAGTTCGACACGCAGGCGTCGGACGGTCCCATCATCGGCTTCTCCTATGAGATGTCGTTGCGGCCCTTCACGATTCTGAAGGACGAGCATCCTGGCAAAGGCATGCCGGTTCCGATGAACACGACGCTGGACGCGGATGCCGCGAAGGGCGCGACCAGCATCAAGGTGAAGGATGCCTCCCGGTTCCACGTCAAGACCGAATTGGGCGTGGGCATGGACGAAGTGGAGGGATTCGAATCGGCCCGCATCAGCAAGATCGACGGCAACACCATCACCTTCGAGCGGCCGCTGAAGTATGAGCACAAGAAAGGCGAGATTGCGTCCGTGGAATGGATCCGCGAGCGCTGGTATGTGGACGCCGATTTCGGCACCACCTTCTGGCACGACCATGTGTTCGGCCTGGACGGCTGGGGCCACGGCTTCTACTCCACCTTCATCGCCGAACCGCCGCGGTCCACCTATCATGACCCGGTGACCGGGAAAGAGCTGCGGAGCGGGCCGGTGGCGGACATTCACACTACCGAGCCGGTGTCCGCGCATATCCGGGGCTCCTTCCGTGAAATCGTGACGCAGGTCATGGATTCCAATCCCCGGACCTCGGAGCTGATCACGGCCGATAATCCACAGGCGAGAGTGGGGGCCGTTTCGGTGGACGGGACTCCGTCCGCGGTCTATCCGGCCAAACTCAACCTGTCGCCGATGAAGTTTTTGAACGGCGGCGAAGCGACGACCGGGGGCGGCTTCAATATGCGCGTGGAGCCGTTGTCGGTGCGGTTAGCGAACAATCCCGATCCGTCGCAGCTGTTCAGCAGCCGGATCCACGGCGATCCCGAGACCCCGATGTTGCGGGCGTACCTGGGCGATCCGATCGTGGTCCGGTTGATCGAAGGATCGGCCAATGAAGTGCATTCCTGGCACATCAGCGGCCACTGGTTCCCGATGGAGCGGTACAGCAAGAACTCCATTCCCAGGAGTTCGCTGCACGTGGTGATCGGCGAGCGGTACGATGCGGCCATTCCGGCCGCAGGAGGACCGCAACAGATGGCGGGCGACTACCCCTACTACAGCGGTCGCGCGTCGCATTTCGTGGAAGGCAGCTGGGGCCTCTTCCGGGTGCTGGATAAAGCGGATGCCACACTGAGGCCGCTGCCGGGCCGTGAAGAGATTCCGCAGTCGGCCAAGTCCGTCTGCCCGGCCGATGCGCCGGTGAAGAGCTTCAACGTGGCCGCCATCGACAAGGCGATTCGCTACAACAAGGGAACGCCCGGCGTGATGGAGGTGGATCTGGAGCGGAAGATGGTGTTGGGCAACGAGACCGGCAAGATGTACGTGCTCGAAGGCGAAAAGACCAAGGTCGCCGCGGGCAGCATTGAACCGAGCCCGTTGACCCTGCACGTGAACGTGGGCGATTGCATCAAGGTCAATCTCAAGAACGAGATGGCCAAGGAGCGGGCCGGGTTCCATGTGGACATGCTGGCATACGATCCCAAGGAATCGATGGGGATCAACGCCGGGAACAACCCCGGCGACCAGACGGTCGCGCCGGGGCAGAGCCGGACCTACACGTTCTTCGCTCATCCGGAGTTCGGGGAGAACGCCGCCCTGATTCAGGACTGGGGGAATGTGATTGAGAATCCGCGGAACGGGCTCTTCGGAGCGATCGTCATCGGCCCGAAGGGATCGCAGTATCGCGATCCGGTGACCGGCGACGATCTGGCCCAGAAGAGTTCCTGGAAGGCGGACGTGATTGTGGATCGGAGCCTGCCGGGCAACATGGCTCGACAGAACTATCGGTCCTTCGCGCTCCTGTTCCAGGACGAGGACAACATCATCGGCACCAGCTTCATGCCCTATATCCAAAAGGTGGCAGGCGTGACGGCGGTGAACTACCGGTCCGAGCCGACCGATTACCGGACCGAGAAAGGCTGTGCGTACAGCGAAGTGTTTGCCTGCGTGAAGACGGGCGACCAGCCGGTGACGCCGAGCATCGCGGCGCATGTCGGCGACCCGGTCGTGATTCACGTGCTGGGCGCCTTCAGCGAACAGGTGCAACTGTTCAGCGTGTCGGGCCATGAGTGGAAGCACGAGCCCTACATGAGCGGAGCGGATCTCGTGAGCACGATGGAGTTCGGCGGCGCCGAGGTCATCAATGCCTGGCTG carries:
- a CDS encoding multicopper oxidase domain-containing protein; amino-acid sequence: MRKVSGSRSCRAHRMAASLPAALLVSSLLASPMGLAADQHGHHGDVGEASAEKVIYREGGSVLHDRMMEEVKRQQESIGQKGGYSTGANSHMLQQGVLLVTEDPAKVAVSGGQRCPATAPVKDYHVSAINIEITLSRFLDYFPGYMYVLTENVEKARGEESVNKAARDKDNDPGASTNGLQGDIIQPLVIRANQGDCLKLTLHNDIKEEPTNLVINGSSMVVAATGKPATPSNADATVQPGASQAFEWYIKPDTQEGARFLRSHASRDQFNQGLIGMLVVEPRGSRYLSPFDGQPMASGWEVMIEDPNGADFREFAIFYHEAGDEAFRLLNKKGEMLPQRDPHTDSYRPGARLLNYRSEPHGTRIELQAHMGFYGDESMAYGSYTFGDPATTVPRSYLGDPAKFRMAGGSEIVHSHHLHGGSIRWARQPGNSNLDFAASSNGPVKFPLISDTSDRLDVQSIGPTEIYDQVIEGGSGGLQALAGEFVFHCHIPQHYVTGMWGFWRVYNTLQQPGFQTDVMKPLVELPDRIGRMKAGLSSDKLVGTTVDWYGGKKFEITKDKTDWKATPAKVSVKDWVEMQLPPQGKPGHKNTEKEQTLAYDSTVNDWGWDGAKALTEPETGYDWVNYKSPTPGKRTDILFDPRSGKLSWPWLRPHLGRRVPFSPSHSGAPWLEPIHRREDGSNSTEPSKPGENGPWSLCPEGAPLKKFNIHAITLPITLKQATAKTPAIVDPDGLLYVLHEEEQEVRKNPAKQMPLVIRGNVQDCIDVVYKSELKDDARQGFSSKTNLHPHMFQFDTQASDGPIIGFSYEMSLRPFTILKDEHPGKGMPVPMNTTLDADAAKGATSIKVKDASRFHVKTELGVGMDEVEGFESARISKIDGNTITFERPLKYEHKKGEIASVEWIRERWYVDADFGTTFWHDHVFGLDGWGHGFYSTFIAEPPRSTYHDPVTGKELRSGPVADIHTTEPVSAHIRGSFREIVTQVMDSNPRTSELITADNPQARVGAVSVDGTPSAVYPAKLNLSPMKFLNGGEATTGGGFNMRVEPLSVRLANNPDPSQLFSSRIHGDPETPMLRAYLGDPIVVRLIEGSANEVHSWHISGHWFPMERYSKNSIPRSSLHVVIGERYDAAIPAAGGPQQMAGDYPYYSGRASHFVEGSWGLFRVLDKADATLRPLPGREEIPQSAKSVCPADAPVKSFNVAAIDKAIRYNKGTPGVMEVDLERKMVLGNETGKMYVLEGEKTKVAAGSIEPSPLTLHVNVGDCIKVNLKNEMAKERAGFHVDMLAYDPKESMGINAGNNPGDQTVAPGQSRTYTFFAHPEFGENAALIQDWGNVIENPRNGLFGAIVIGPKGSQYRDPVTGDDLAQKSSWKADVIVDRSLPGNMARQNYRSFALLFQDEDNIIGTSFMPYIQKVAGVTAVNYRSEPTDYRTEKGCAYSEVFACVKTGDQPVTPSIAAHVGDPVVIHVLGAFSEQVQLFSVSGHEWKHEPYMSGADLVSTMEFGGAEVINAWLHGGAGGPNGIPGNYLWLNQRPGYLDAGHWGTLTVLDRDSRAILPLAGQAPATQQAEQTAPVQSVPVSMKTN